From Cardiobacteriaceae bacterium TAE3-ERU3, a single genomic window includes:
- the rplU gene encoding 50S ribosomal protein L21, translating into MFAVIETGGKQYKVKPGQRLRVESLKGEAGDSISFDKVLLIAAGDDDVSFGAPYLDGKTVGATIVGHGRGEKVKIIKFRRRKHSMKQQGHRQNYTEVVIDAIDGQSKEKKEA; encoded by the coding sequence ATGTTTGCAGTTATTGAAACTGGCGGTAAGCAGTATAAGGTCAAGCCCGGCCAGCGTTTGCGCGTAGAAAGCCTCAAAGGCGAAGCGGGTGACAGTATTTCTTTTGACAAGGTTCTGCTGATTGCAGCGGGCGACGACGATGTCAGCTTTGGTGCGCCATACCTCGACGGCAAGACCGTCGGCGCAACAATTGTCGGCCACGGTCGTGGTGAGAAAGTTAAAATCATCAAGTTCCGTCGTCGTAAGCATTCTATGAAGCAGCAAGGTCACCGTCAGAACTACACTGAAGTCGTTATTGACGCGATTGACGGTCAAAGCAAAGAAAAGAAAGAA